ctgccaaggtaccgccactgagcaaagcaccgtccccacactctgctccccgggcgcctgtcatggctgcccactgctcagaaaagggtgatgtgttaaatgcagtggacacattttattttgtgcaccatgtgctgtgctgtgtatcgcaatgacaaaaacattttcagttggTGGCTGGATCAAGGAATTAATACTTAAAGCTTGTATCTGCATAGAAATCGCATTTCTCCAAACTACTTCAGAAGCAGTATACTATGAACAATAGTTGTCTTTATAGAAaaggactctctctctctctcaggtggtggtggtctggGTAGGAACGAATAACCATGTGCACACAGCCGAGCAGGTTGCTGGAGGAATTGTGGCCATTGCCGAGGTTCTGCATAATCGTCTTCCTAAGTCCAAAATAATCATCCTGGTGAGTATCTGCGAACTACAGTGACAATGGCTTCCATTTGGTAGAAATCTATCCAAACTTTGATTGTCAGTAGAGGTCCGTGCCAGGTACCATTTGGTATATTTGCTACTCAATATGAAATCAGCCAAATGTTGTGgtggatccttttttttttttttttttaaaccagtgtATGAACTCTGCACCATTCAGGGTCTGTTGCCAAGGGGTGAGCGGCCCAACCCTCTGAGGGAGAAGAACGCTGCTGTGAACGGTTTCCTGCGTTCCTGGCTTCCCCGGGTCTGCCCCGTTCAGTTCCTGGATGTGGGGAGCAGCTTCGTCCACTCTGATGGCACCGTATCCCCAAGGGACATGTTTGACTACCTCCATCTGACTGCCGGTGGCTACAACACCATTGCCGCGCCCCTGaatgagctgctgctgcagctgctggaggagacgCCCCAGGAGAGGCGGGCGTCCCTGGTCTGAGGGCTGTGGTGCAGCTCAGGGCCGTGTCTCCAGTAATAACAAGGAAGTGGTGGGGTGTAACCGGAGATAGGGAGATGTGTAGGCATGTATGTAGAGAAATACCATTAGTGGATAATAAATGTTcaaagaaaggggaaaaatgCAACCTTTTTGTTCAAAATTGAGGGAGAGAGCGCGGCACGTACTATATGTTCACTCCACACAGTTCAGCACAGCAGCGGCACAAAGCACTGAACAACCTTCAGACGTCCCAGTATGagtttgtaataaaatattacaagtCCTCTACTGACGATAGCGTAGCATAGCATGGCACAGCATAGTCATGATTAGCACAGAGGCACGTTTTTACGGAAGGATCAGCACCCGACCGTAGCATCTCCTCTGCCAGAGCCTCTCTGTGCCTTCGCCCAGTCGAATCAGCACTCAAGATCACTCCTTGAAGGACCACAGCACGAACACGCCTTGACTGTCCCTCTTCCTTGCTCCCCTCACTGATCTAGCTAACGCTAATGGTAAATTGCGACTATCTCTGTCTGATGTAGTCTGCTTCCTGTCTCTCCGCTGTCAGGCCAACGCTCTTGTTTGTCTTGTGCAGTTGAGGTTTTTGTTCATCTCCTTTCCCTGTAGGACCAAGGCGATGCTACTCGCGACATTTTTTAATGCTGGACATCAAACATCGGTGGCCACAGAATGTGTTTGTGGCCTTTAGCGCCAATCGGATCAATCTTTTATTGAGCATCACATTGAGAGCTATGGTGTTTTATGCTCTaaatgtgctctttttttttttttttttttttttctttttcccctccttcttcttctcccactCGTCTCTGCATTaccctgtgtgtgcatgcgtgtgtgtgtgtaaataaggTGTAAATACAGGATACGCTTGTATAAGATTGGGTGTGTAGCCGTGCAGTGTTCAGTAAGGTTGTCCGTAAGTGGGCGAAGCGTCCATGGGAATTGTCTTCTAGACATTCCACAAAAAGACCTGTGACTGTCAGTTCCACTgatatgtaaaagaaaaaactcaCATATTCGTTACAAATAAACACTCGTTGAAGCCTTCATTAAGCAGCATTTGTGGCCTTACTGCTGAGTAATGCTAATGATTCTTTTGAAAAATTGTGACCTTTGTGACAATGAGTCAGACTGTTGTTGTCTCCAGTAAGGGGACAGCTGGTCTGGCTGTATGCACAGAGACATGGCTAAAGTTTTCCTGATGCAACCATCCTTATTAACCAAGAAACACACGAACACGTGCGTCCCCAGTGGCCGGGTTATAATGTCAGAGAGTAATTTATGTAAATGCCAGAATCATGTCTTTGCCATTCAGCTAAAACCATATTTAAGTCCTTTGAGGAGTCCGGCTCAGTTCAATGCTTATAAAAAGTCTTATGGTCAATCTGTTTCAGTTCTCTCTTTCCATGTAAAAGTCTTCTTTTATAATGAGAAATGACATTCCTTAAACACTACATAATGTAGTGTAGGAATCAGATTTTTAAGGGTGAGTGTTGATAAATCTCACCCTGTAGTAACACGTGCACATATGTAGAGGCCAGCAGAGTGCTGTGAGGTGTAATGACCGGGCTTAGGACCAAGCCATCGTcttccttcagcttctcccATTGGGTTCACTATAGCGAGCCAATGTAGTCATACAGTCCCTGAATTCTCAAGTCCCCTTTCATTTCTCAGATGAAAAAGGAATCTTGAGACTAGATCAACTCTGTGCAATGGTTATCGGGGGATTAATGGCCTTTTAGAAGATCCTGTTACAAACTCAACAAACAACAGTGCTatgtttacatttctggcatttgcCAATTCATTTAATCTGTGAACATGTGAAGAATAATGAGATACATTCAAATCAATCTTAATCTAATTTTAGGTTTAATTTGTCTCCCAAAGGTGGGTGAACTAAATGTCTGTAATCCTACAAGATTCATATAGAAGCAGCTAGGGTTCCTCATCTTTTACCCAAGAATAATTAGTTTATATTACTAAAGAAGAGCCTTGGTTAGGTTTACACAAAACTCCATTTGGCAGACAGGTCTTGCACAAACCTGCCCTGGTATATCATAATCTTCACTTAGATAATCATGTCATGGATTTCATGATGATGACGTTACCTAGGTAACTGTATCAGCGATAATACTGTCTCAGAGAGATATCATAACAAAAAAGACTGAACAACATAAAAAAGCAAATCAAAGAAAGTTTAATTCAGACACTCAGACCACAGTGGCTGTATTGGACCATTTAGGTTTATTTTAGGTTACCATAGTGGTTCAGCTATACATACTGCAAGTCAGAAGACATGATTATTATGTAACATGAGTTATTTGTCACATCTGGATTATTGGACTCCAGTCAAATGTTTCATTGCAGCGCTTATGTACATCTATCatgataataattaaaattaataataataatatggatTTTTATGTACATAAAATCTTATGatattatgttttatatgtGAACAATTCATTACTTTTAATGAATTCAAATCAATGGATaccttaaaatatatttttgttagaAATGAAGAGAATGTTTTAATTAACTGAAGATCAAAATGATTGCAATTATTGCATTTTAGTTATTATGATCTTCTTCTTTGCCGTGGTGGTTAGATAAATATGGTTTTTGtagggtaaaataaaaaaaaggaaattgtaTGTCAGTTCAACTCTCCAAGAGGCTACAGTTCAGGAGAACTGCATGTATGCCTATAGAATTTCCAACAAACAGGACGAAGTTTGCAACACGTTGCTGAGAGAGATAACTTGTGAGGCAGGAGGAATAGTGACTGTGACTGTGACATCACTGGTCTTTACTCTTAAGATGATTGCATCTGTCTCTGCCCTGTGTGTCAGCGATTCTAATTAGCTAGTTCATTCACGCAGCTCCGTACTGTCCAGATTTCTCTGTATCAGCACTGATAGACCCCCTCTCTAGAACAGAACAAAATTATCCCAAACCAAACACACAGTGCTAAAGGTTAATGACATGTcagataaaaacagaaaaaaattttaCTACAGAAAGCAtgcattatatataatttaaatatggAAGAATATACATAATTGATTTTCTGATATGCGACAATCAATTAAATAATTCTATGGCTTGAATACCTTGAAAGCTACATAGTTTTCAGAAAACCTTATTTCGTGAAATTATCTTATAAATTACTGCCAGACATTGTTGTTAAGAAGTCTTTTGAGATTTGTGTAAATTTGTCCTTTAAGGTTTActataagtaaagtaaatttgCAGTAAGCATTCAACAGAATTTATCAATGGTGTGCGTGCATGCAGGAGGAAGAAAGTAAGCACTGTCGTGTTACATTTACTGATAATCTCTCTCTGTCAGCTTCTAACCTTTGAACATCACTCTTCAGCATCAGGGGTCTGAGGtccagctccacacacacacgcacacacccactgAGGCGACTATAAAAGGTGAAGGTGTCTTTGTCTCAGCCTCATTCTCCTCGAGCAACACTCACAGGTAAGAGCACCTCTGAGCTACTCGCCTAACAGGAACTGTGTGAGAAGCAGAAATGGAGAAAGGAAAGAGAattataaagatttttttttatcttcaggCTCCAGATTAAAAATAAGGATAGTAGAACAGATGAGACGTAACTAGTAGTCAGAACCAggaaaattataataaaatttaGGGTTAGTCTGATTATGTtctagcaaaatgcttcttctTTTGTGATTAGCCTGGAATATCATAAAATGCACTGCTTATTTGAAGATGTTCTTTACTTTCTTCCGAGCAGAGATTCACCATGAAATTCGTTGCCCTTGCACTGACCGTTCTCTTGGCCGTTGGTTAGTACCCTGTCATGGTCATATGAATGAAAGTAAAACTCATCAAGATGTTTTTGGCCTAACTGTCCTATTGTGTTTCTCCCAAGGCTCCCAGGCCAGCTTCATGCAGGCTGATGCTGCCTCTCAGCTGGAGCACTATAGGGATGCTGCCATGGTTTACCTGAACCAGGTCAAGGACTCTGCCCAGCAGGCTCTGGACCACCTGGAAGGAACTGACTATGAACACTACAAGTAAGTAGTCTTCTTTGGGTTATGATCAGAATGGTTGTGTACAATTAAACATGCACCTTCTATACAGTTCTACAATCATGGTTCTCCTCGCTCAGGCTAAAGCTGTCTGAGAGCATGGACAAACTCCAGGCCTATGCAGAGACTGCCTCTCACACCCTGTCACCCTATGGAGAGGCCTTCACCAACCAGTTTCAGACCTCCACCCATGCTCTGCGTGAACGTGTCATGGCTGACGTAGAAGATCTGCATGCCAAGCTGGAGCCCCACCGCGCCCAGCTGCAGCAGGCTATCCAGCAGCAAGTGGAAGAGTACCGCAGCAAGCTGGAGCCCATCTTCCAGGAGTACATTGAGAACAAGCGTATGGAGCTGGACAACCTGCGTGCCAAGGTCCAGCCCCTCCTGGAGGAGATGCAGGCCAAAGTGCAGGCCAACGTGGAGGAGACCAAGACCAAGCTGGTGCCCATGGTGGAGGCTGTGCGCGGCAAGCTGACCCACCAGCTGGAGGAACTCAAGACCATGGCTTCCCCCTATGCTGAGGAGTACAAGGAGCACCTGGTGAAGGCAGTGGAGCATGTGAAGGAGCGTGTGGCACCCCATGCTGAGGACCTCCATGCCCGTATCAGCCCCTACGTGGAGGACATGAAGGCCAAGTTGATGAGCTTCTACGAGACCGTTGCCCAGGCCTTGAAACAATGAAGTCGCCAAAAACCGACAATGAGCAACATCACATGTAAACAAGTTAACAgagactctcacacacactaacatttTTCAGTGAGTTTAACCTGTCTCAGTACAACAGTGTGTTGTGCTGGTTGGTGCTTGATGTGTAGAAAAATTGTCAACTGGTAGCTCCACCTTCCTGTGATGTGAtattgacaataaaaacaacgAAAAGAATGTAAAAGAATGTCTAAATCAAATAGACTAGTGGCAAAATATATCAGGGGCTggcaaatattacaatttaaaaCACAAGTTTAATGTAGGCATGTCTGAACATTTCAGGATCATcatatttaatacaaatatatatatatatatatatatattagtggtgggcattgattaatttttttaaatctagattaatctcactgtaatcttggaa
The window above is part of the Denticeps clupeoides chromosome 6, fDenClu1.1, whole genome shotgun sequence genome. Proteins encoded here:
- the pafah1b2 gene encoding platelet-activating factor acetylhydrolase IB subunit alpha2 — translated: MSGEENPAAIPAPVQDVQGDGRWMSQHARFVQECKDAEPDVLFIGDSMIQLMQQHEVWRELFSPLHALNFGIGGDTTCNVLWRLQNGELENIRPRVVVVWVGTNNHVHTAEQVAGGIVAIAEVLHNRLPKSKIIILGLLPRGERPNPLREKNAAVNGFLRSWLPRVCPVQFLDVGSSFVHSDGTVSPRDMFDYLHLTAGGYNTIAAPLNELLLQLLEETPQERRASLV
- the LOC114793055 gene encoding apolipoprotein A-I-like — its product is MKFVALALTVLLAVGSQASFMQADAASQLEHYRDAAMVYLNQVKDSAQQALDHLEGTDYEHYKLKLSESMDKLQAYAETASHTLSPYGEAFTNQFQTSTHALRERVMADVEDLHAKLEPHRAQLQQAIQQQVEEYRSKLEPIFQEYIENKRMELDNLRAKVQPLLEEMQAKVQANVEETKTKLVPMVEAVRGKLTHQLEELKTMASPYAEEYKEHLVKAVEHVKERVAPHAEDLHARISPYVEDMKAKLMSFYETVAQALKQ